In Rubrobacter radiotolerans DSM 5868, a genomic segment contains:
- a CDS encoding GNAT family N-acetyltransferase: protein MSEHDEPGVADGLRFRRLEREDVPLVHRWLHRPHVARWWYEDLGTLEEVSARYGAYIDGTDPVEPYVVLLDGRPIGHVQLYRVADDEEYTRLVGDAEGLVGVDIFIAERDLLYRGLGPRVLRRFLAEHAFSDGSVRACLIDPEPENLAAIRAYEKVGFRHAKTVRTSGGPAYFMLLSQKDFLASGER from the coding sequence ATGAGCGAGCACGACGAACCAGGGGTGGCGGACGGGCTCCGCTTCAGGAGGCTCGAACGCGAGGACGTCCCGCTCGTCCATCGCTGGCTCCACCGGCCGCACGTCGCCCGCTGGTGGTATGAGGACCTCGGCACGCTCGAAGAGGTCTCGGCGCGCTACGGTGCGTACATAGACGGCACGGACCCGGTAGAGCCGTACGTCGTGCTGCTAGACGGACGTCCCATCGGCCACGTCCAGCTCTACCGCGTCGCCGACGACGAGGAGTACACGCGGCTCGTCGGAGACGCAGAGGGCCTTGTCGGAGTGGACATCTTTATCGCCGAGCGGGACCTTCTCTACCGGGGCCTCGGTCCAAGGGTCCTGCGGCGCTTCCTTGCAGAGCACGCCTTCTCGGACGGGAGCGTCCGAGCTTGCCTTATAGACCCCGAGCCGGAGAACTTGGCGGCGATCCGGGCCTACGAAAAGGTCGGGTTCCGCCACGCGAAGACCGTCCGGACGAGCGGAGGTCCGGCGTACTTCATGCTCCTCTCGCAAAAGGACTTTCTCGCCTCGGGAGAGCGGTGA
- a CDS encoding MBL fold metallo-hydrolase: MSRPEKLAEGVYRVDAIGIPRAVNVLLIREGDGFTLVDTGVRTSVGRIEAALRSLGGGTASLKRVFLTHYHDDHTGGLEGLLGSSGEKRPEVWASDREAEIFTGERPADLSHNPVMRRLMRSFDPPRVEVARRLREGETVAGFRVVPTPGHTHGHVSLLRESDGLLFTADAFGTLPLKIRVGVRSFFCTDPVRAKRSAAELLDLDFRTAVLAHGPVLREGAKERLRRAVAECRYA, from the coding sequence ATGAGTAGACCGGAGAAACTGGCGGAAGGCGTCTACCGGGTGGACGCCATCGGCATCCCGAGGGCCGTGAACGTGCTGCTAATACGCGAGGGCGACGGCTTCACGCTCGTGGACACGGGCGTCCGGACGAGCGTGGGACGCATAGAGGCGGCGCTCCGTTCGCTCGGGGGCGGGACAGCGAGCCTGAAGAGGGTCTTCCTGACGCACTACCACGACGACCACACCGGCGGCCTCGAAGGGTTGCTCGGGAGCTCGGGGGAGAAGCGTCCGGAGGTCTGGGCCTCGGACCGGGAGGCGGAGATCTTCACCGGCGAGCGCCCTGCGGACCTCTCGCACAACCCCGTCATGCGACGGCTCATGCGCAGTTTCGACCCGCCGCGCGTCGAGGTCGCGAGGAGGCTCCGCGAGGGCGAGACGGTCGCGGGGTTCCGCGTCGTGCCGACGCCCGGGCACACGCACGGCCACGTCTCGCTTTTGCGCGAGAGCGACGGGCTGCTCTTCACCGCCGATGCCTTCGGGACGCTGCCGCTGAAGATAAGGGTCGGGGTGCGCTCCTTTTTCTGCACGGACCCGGTCCGGGCGAAGAGGTCGGCCGCAGAGCTCCTCGACCTCGACTTCCGGACCGCCGTTCTCGCGCACGGTCCGGTTCTGCGAGAGGGCGCGAAGGAACGCCTGCGACGCGCCGTTGCCGAGTGCCGCTACGCATGA
- a CDS encoding primary-amine oxidase has product MSEAFHPLDPLSEGEVRRAVATLREEKGLDGGWRFASIELREPEKSALGRYESSGEPVPREANLVVWDRRSGEAYKAVVSLTAGSVEGWEPRPGEQPNITVDEFHEADEMLRNHPEARAALARRGIEDLGNVLFDVWAYGGSLVAERHRGRRVGWADVWYRDGETTNPYANPVNGLHFVVDLNSVELLEVEDDFAVERPEVMGEYVPEHVPGLELRRDVKPLEIRQPEGVSFTLEGNLLEWQKWTMRIGFNYREGLVLHRVGYRDEQEGGRTRSVAHRLSFAEMVVPYRDPSPDHYRRTAFDVGEWGLGFMTTSLALGCDCLGEIRYIDAVLHDSKGEPYTIKNAVCIHEEDDALLWKHVDDRAGSEVRRSRRLVVSFHATVANYEYIVYWRFYQDGNIECEVRATGIMVTTAFEGEKPPYGTLVDNRTYAPHHQHFLVARLDLDVDGEQNTVYMSESEALPVSEENPHGLALVQRETPLRTESEGKQDYRWETQRSWKVVNDERKNALGTSVGYKLVPGACFPAMMDPDSPVMKRAGVIGHNLWVTPYSPEERWPCGEFVNQSEADTGLPAWTEADRAIEATDVVLWYVFGIHHITRPEDWPVMPSDTVSFWLKPVGFFSRNPALDVPPESREDEHCGTR; this is encoded by the coding sequence ATGAGTGAGGCGTTTCATCCGCTGGACCCGCTCTCGGAGGGGGAGGTGCGGCGCGCGGTCGCGACGCTCCGGGAGGAGAAGGGACTCGACGGGGGCTGGCGCTTTGCCTCGATCGAGCTCCGGGAGCCTGAGAAGAGCGCGCTCGGACGTTACGAGTCCTCCGGGGAGCCCGTCCCGAGGGAGGCGAACCTCGTTGTCTGGGACCGGCGGAGCGGCGAGGCGTACAAGGCCGTGGTATCGCTCACGGCGGGAAGCGTGGAGGGGTGGGAGCCGCGGCCCGGAGAGCAGCCGAACATAACGGTTGACGAGTTCCACGAGGCCGACGAGATGCTCCGGAACCACCCCGAGGCGCGGGCCGCGCTGGCGCGGCGCGGGATCGAGGACCTCGGGAACGTCCTCTTCGACGTGTGGGCCTACGGAGGCTCGCTCGTAGCGGAGCGCCACCGGGGACGGCGGGTCGGGTGGGCGGACGTGTGGTACCGCGACGGCGAGACGACGAACCCGTACGCTAACCCGGTGAACGGGCTCCACTTCGTCGTTGACCTGAACAGCGTCGAGCTTCTTGAGGTCGAGGACGACTTCGCCGTCGAGCGACCGGAGGTCATGGGCGAGTACGTCCCGGAGCACGTTCCCGGCCTTGAGCTTCGTCGGGACGTGAAGCCCCTTGAGATAAGGCAGCCCGAGGGTGTCTCGTTCACGCTGGAGGGGAACCTCCTTGAGTGGCAGAAGTGGACGATGCGCATCGGGTTCAACTACCGCGAGGGGCTCGTGCTGCACCGGGTGGGTTACCGAGACGAGCAGGAAGGCGGACGCACGCGGTCCGTTGCGCACCGGCTGTCTTTCGCGGAGATGGTGGTCCCGTACCGCGACCCGTCCCCGGACCACTACCGGAGGACCGCGTTCGACGTCGGGGAGTGGGGGCTCGGGTTTATGACCACGTCGCTCGCGCTCGGGTGCGATTGTCTGGGGGAGATCCGCTACATAGACGCCGTCTTGCACGACTCGAAGGGCGAGCCGTACACGATAAAGAACGCCGTCTGCATCCACGAGGAGGACGACGCGCTGCTCTGGAAGCACGTCGACGATCGGGCCGGATCGGAGGTGAGGCGCAGCAGGCGGCTCGTCGTATCGTTTCATGCGACCGTCGCCAACTACGAGTACATCGTCTACTGGCGCTTCTACCAGGACGGCAACATCGAGTGCGAGGTCCGGGCAACCGGGATCATGGTAACGACCGCCTTCGAGGGCGAGAAGCCCCCTTACGGAACGCTCGTGGACAACCGGACCTACGCCCCGCACCACCAGCACTTCCTTGTAGCCCGGCTCGACCTCGACGTGGACGGCGAGCAGAACACCGTCTACATGAGCGAGTCCGAGGCGCTGCCGGTCTCGGAAGAGAACCCCCATGGCCTCGCCCTCGTGCAGCGGGAGACGCCACTGAGGACGGAGTCCGAGGGAAAGCAGGACTACCGCTGGGAGACGCAGCGCTCCTGGAAGGTCGTCAACGACGAGCGGAAGAACGCTCTCGGGACGAGCGTCGGGTACAAGCTCGTTCCCGGCGCGTGCTTCCCGGCGATGATGGACCCGGACTCGCCGGTGATGAAGCGGGCGGGGGTTATCGGGCACAACCTCTGGGTAACGCCCTACAGCCCCGAGGAGCGGTGGCCCTGCGGCGAGTTCGTAAACCAGAGCGAGGCCGACACCGGCCTGCCCGCCTGGACGGAGGCCGACCGCGCCATAGAGGCCACCGACGTGGTGCTCTGGTACGTGTTCGGCATCCACCACATAACCCGCCCGGAGGACTGGCCGGTGATGCCCTCGGACACCGTTTCGTTCTGGCTCAAGCCCGTCGGGTTCTTCAGCCGGAACCCGGCGCTCGACGTTCCGCCGGAGAGCCGGGAGGACGAGCACTGCGGGACGCGATGA